In the genome of Aphidius gifuensis isolate YNYX2018 linkage group LG6, ASM1490517v1, whole genome shotgun sequence, the window ttattaaaatattaatttaaaagaaaaaacatgaaaaaaaaaaatcatttattaaaatttttgtcatttttcttTCTCAACGTTTTGGTATTGATCCATACTCACtccaattttaacaattttcatttgcaattcaatcaacatttattacatacaatttaatttcaaaagaataattataattttaaaactacttttttttatttttcaacaaatcaattctttatttatttatttatttagttttttcaattaaaaaatacctagtttttgttgtaaataacacagatacattttaaaaaaatgaaaagttaattaacactaattattaaagataataatgagatatttttttattaggaaCAATCGCACAAATCATACAGACCATTTTGCGTACTTACATTTCGATGGAATTACATGATTCATCAGTTGGATCCAATGGGTTATCATTTGTTGAATGTAATTTTACATGTTGGTGTGTGCATTTTGTATTTcaggtatatattatttatatttatattaattgctttgataaatattgataattaaaattaaaaaaacaaaattattattttcgataCAGGACATGTTTGATGTTTCTATCAGATTTAGCAAGTTTTGTATCTGCTTTGTTATTTGCTGTTCATCCAATACATACAGAAGCTgtaagtatataatttatctaaaagtataaataaatatatatgatattaataatgattaatttaaaggTAACTGGTGTTGTTGGAAGAGCtgaatcattatcatcattattttatttgggtGCATTGATAATGTATACAAAATCatgtaaaacaaaaagaataacATCATGGCGTCCAATGACAATATCAATGATATGTGTATTTATTGCAATGTTATGTAAAGAACAAGGTATAACAGCAACAGCTGTTTGTGTactttatgaaatatttgttGTACAAAAAGTTAAAGCAATGGATATATTATTGGCAATTAAATCAGCATTTGGTGGTAATAAAGTTAATCCAACATGGTCAAGTGAAGGTACAAAACGTCTTGCTGCATTGACAATTGTAAcatttagtttattaatattgagaTTACATGTTATGGGATCAAGATTACCAGTATTTACAAGATTTGATAATCCAGCATCAGTATCATCAACACCAACAAGACAATTAACATATAATTATCTTGCAATGGTTAATTtaagattattaattttaccatATGATTTATGTTGTGATTGGACAATGGGAACAATACCATTAATTGAAAGTTTATTTGATATACGTAATATTGGTACAATTGTTGCTTATggaatgatattatttttattaacaacagcTGTTATTACTAAAAATCgacaattatcaattattattattattagtttagcattattaatattaccatttttaccagcatcaaatttattttttcctgttGGTTTTGTCATTGCTGAAAGAGTTTTATATGCACCATCAATGGGTTTCTGTATGCTTGTTGGATATGGTTGGAGTATATTAGCTGAAAAAaggtttgtttatttttaaattgttttttttttttaatataaattaataaataaatattgattattgtaGATATCCAAAATTATCGACAATTTTATTGGCAATATTATTACTGTCACATTCAGTTAAAACATATGTACGAAATTATGATTGGATTGATgagtattcaatatttatgtctggtttaaaagttaatacaaataatgcaaagttatttaataatgttggACATGCATTGGAAGGACAAGGACGTTACATTGAAGCAttagattattttaatcaagcaGTTAGTGTTCAGGTTGATGATATTGGTGCTCATATTAATGTTGGAAGAAcatataatcatttaaaaatgtttaaagaaGCAGAAGATGCTTATCTTCGGGTAATTATtgcttgattatttaaattgtattgtttatttagataatagctgaattaattattattatttttaggcaAAATCATTATTACCAAAAGCTAAACCTGGTGAATCTTATCAAGCAAGAATTGCACCAAGtcatttaaatgtatttgttAATTTGGCAAATTTAATTGCTAAAAATTCAACGAGATTAGAAGAAGCTGATTTATTATACAGACAAGCAATAAGTATGCGTGCTGATTATACACAAGCTTATATTAATAGAGGtgatgttttaataaaaatgaatagaaCAAAAGAAGCACAAGAAGTTTATGAAAGAGCACTATTTTATGACAGCAATAATCCTGATATTTATTACAATGtaagaagtaaaaaatatatatatatataaaataaaaaacttgaatgaaaaataacaaatataaaattaacaattacagTTGGGTGTTGTTTTTTTGGAACAAGGAAAAGCCTCACAAGCACTTGCTTATCTTGACAAAGCACTTGAATTTGATCCTGAGCATGAACAGGCACTTTTAAATTCGGCAATTTTACTTCAAGAATTGGGAAGAGAAGAGCTGAGAAAAGTTGCAAGAGAACGACTTTTAAAACTTCTTagaaaagtaattaaattatttttatattattatttgttaaattgtatatatttatatttttttcttttaggaTTCAAGTAATGAACGTCTTCATTTTAATCTTGGTATGTTAGCAATGGATGATCATGATACAGCAAGTGCTGAAAGATGGTTTCGTAATGCTGTTGCACTTAAAGAAGATTTTCGTTCAGCATTATTTAATCTTGCATTATTATTAGCTGATGAACATCGTCCACTTGAAGCAGCaccatttttaaatcaacttgTTAGATTTCATCCAGATCATATTAAAGGTTTAATACTACTTGgtgatatttatataaataatatacgtgATTTTGATGCTGCTGAAAATTGTTATCGTAGAATATTACAAATTGATCCAACAAATATCCAAGGTTTACATAATTTATGTGTTGTTATGGTTGAACGAGGACAATTATATTTAGCATCACAATGTCTTGAAAAAGCATCATTATTAGCACCAGAACAAGATTACATTACAAAgcatttatcaattgttaattcaaGGCTAGATAAAATACCACCAGAACAACGTGATACTGgtgaaatatttgatgattcatttCTTTATACAagcaataatgataatttaaataatcaagatggacaatttattggtaaaacagatgttacatttttaaataatggcGTTATAAACAATCATAATCACAATGTtgctaataatattaataaagatacgattgaaagaaataattttaatggtgGACAAAAAAGTCCAAGACCATTGTCAaaagttagtaaaaataaaaataataataaacaacaacaacaacaacaacaaccaattGAATCATTACCAAAAATACAAGAAACAGCTCGTGTACTTGATAatgttatcaataaaaatccaAGTGAATTAGAATTTGTACGTAATCGTGGTATGAAAGTTGTTAATCcgaattaatttctttttttttttttaaaaaaaaaggaaacaaGACGACTTGATTTAgttttaacattaataataaaattggcgtgataaataaaaataaaaagtacgtCAGAAAGTGCAAAgattaatgatatattattataaaaaaaaaaaaaaaaagaaaagaaaaagtatatatgtatattgacCCTccaaatattgtaaattaaatatataatgaaatggtttttaatataatgaaGGCATTAGAAGTAATAGCAGCTATTGTGTGAATATAAATTGGAATAAAGAGAATTGTTTTATATGCTGTAAAAAtagaatgttttttatataatatataaagatatatGTGTCTTTGAATAAACATACTGTCTTATTCTTTgaaacctattttttttttttttttaacataagttcaacatttttttctgaGGATTAAGTACATCaagtttttcttgaaatttttttgagccAGCTGATTAATCAAGGTCATCATTGAAGCCAGTTGATTTGGAATCTGTCATCAAACTGATTTTTatcgataataaatttttgaaaatattcttttatctcaagtttttttgttggtttgttgaataatttttaaaattaaatttcgataattttatttacatggtatttaatattatttatttacttttttattattatttgctgtTATGATGTCtgggaaaatatttttaaaataatatatttttttactagtttattttcattcattaataaattgagaAAGTATATTATGAggaaaattttgttttcacTGAGTATAGAATTATTAACACATGAATTGACTTGTTTTACTAAacaaattttgtataatattaaataaaaagtgagACATTAGCCAAGTCATTAACGAACTTGACATGCATCTAGATAACATGTTTAATGAGCATGTCCAACTTGGTCAACATCACATCCCTTGGTAAAAGTACTTATAAAGAACTGTTGCTTCTTTTCCAAGATCACAAGACTTTGGTACATCTTGCTGATAAGAGATACTCATCTTGAAactttattaacaaatttaatcattataaaatattatcttttttgattttttaaattctttttttttttttttctatcattaaattatttaaaacatggtaagtaaaaaaagataaactattattattattattaatgttgatgtatgataaaaatataaattaataaaataacaagttgAAAATGAAACCAATTTAAAaaggtaaaagaaaaaaaaataaaaattgatctaaaaataaattgacagtAGGGAATTAAAGTGCGTTAGCCCTCCATATAAGTATAATGTCATTTCATCCTAGACACCTTGAATGCAATATTATACTGGCAATAAAACAGGAATAATAAACTTGGTAggagatgaaaaatattagatGCATCGTTATTCCCCACTGCAACAAGCTACACACACTTTTAAACGCCACTTTATTCAGTTGAGTTTATTTTGCAATTGTGTTCGCATGTTAATATCTAGTTGACCCAGGCCAAATTATTACCGTCGAGGAggaataacaacaacaaatctgtgtctctgaaaaaaaaaacctcttcGACGGATCttctaattatatattatagaaaaaaacaaaacaaatttagaGTATAAATGCATTTAAATAAGTGGGAATTAGGTTTAATTGtgctaaataataaaatattaaaaattattaaattcatatatttactaaatatttcataatcattgtattattattttttatttatattcattttttaattttattttttgtttattttttgtttattataaaaacccAGTGGTAGTGACCAATTGTGATATTTTCaagtgatatttttatttttctaatcttCTTGTGATTGTACTTTATCGTAAATAATTAAGTaagttttatgttttttttttcatttattgattttgctttctattttaaaaaacgagaatcataatatatttttaatatttttttttccatatccTTTTTTGCAAGTagtcacatatattttatttctatttattttttcaatgataattaatagtttataaattacaaatttaaagtattttttaattagtatgagtcatttaatttacttataaaaaaaaaaatattttctaaatacataattaagttatatttctattattaaaatatcacctgttgaaaaaaaataattattattttaatcgtaattcaattaataaacaacGAGTCGATCACCCCGTTGCAGTCAGACAACCCGACAATCAGGAGAATACATTCACTCTTTGGTATCACGTAACGCCGATTACAATTGCGCTGtcttaaaaacaaataaataaataataaataacaagcaaattcaaaatttacgataaaaaaagaatcaaaataaatcataaagtCACTGAtcttaataattacaattaatcaaccgtaattttaaatcaacaaaaaaaataataaataaacaataaatgataGTTGATATAATTGTACAAAGGtcaattcataataatataaataattctaaatttttttccttgacatttcaacaaatatcacaattaattaaaaacttatgataatgaatattttaaatataaataaattatctaattgAAAGGCTTTAATATCTAATATacgtattattgataaaataaaaaatatgacgtCATTAATATcagtaatataaatttttattttacatccgGAAaattacatggaaaaaaaagtagaaattatttgtaaattatttctttttttaaaacaatcattattcaaatatatatattttttaaaatttatttcatttcaatttatatatttattttaataaaaattgtcgtGACACGATTGTGTggcttattatttattcattttccaCTGACCGTGTGATGACACTTAAACTATTATcacgtgaaaaaaattttcatcctcATTATTTACGAGCTATTTTAAAACATATCCAAatcgatgaaaataaatatacatcatACAATGagattaatttgtaatttttataattattttttttcagatgtCAATAAATGGTAATATGTTGGCATTGCTGCTTGTGATGTCATTCATCGCAGTTAATTTGACAAATTGTCAATCTGATTTGTatgattatatacaaaaaagacACGAAAATCCAGCTGAGTCTAAATCTGCTTCTATGTATTATTGTGGTCAAAAATTGTCAAGTGCACTTCAACTATTATGTAACGGAATTTACAATGTcatgcttaaaaaaaataatcaaggtATGaactaacaataataattattattattaaaaatattaaaagtttttaattatcaattgaaaacaaaaaaattctattccaattgataattaaacctatatatcattttaacactttatttaaaaaattttttcatcttttataattaataataatgattgtataaaaaaaaaaagaaaagaaaaaggtttaatatcaattaaaatagaactttattattattacaactgattttgttaataaaaaatttaaactaaataatttctttatttttttataatagaattGGATATGGATAACTTTGCTTACTTCTATAATTGGCCTCTAAGTCCAAGAGCAAGTGCAAATTCAATGATGGGAATAGGTCGTTTCGGAGGTGAAAGATTTCGTCGTCAATCACGTGGTATTCATGATGAGTGTTGTTTGAGATCTTGTtcgataaatgaattaaaaagttattgtGGAGAACCAAGTgcataaataacaaaataaacaataataataataacattccaattataaagaaaaagaaatcaaaataaaccagttgaaaaaagaagaagaaagtttaaataataaataaatttataataataataataactattgaattataattataaatgaatatatcataaataaaatatattgatattattttgcaaaattatactatttatttatttatgatttttggctctatttattaattaattttttttttccaacaacaattttattaatttatttaccacttagtttattttattattctatttgatgtattttataattttaaattttaattataattattacatatatatattttttttttttttcaacactgattgttaaatattttatacattattttttgacttgattattttttttgcatcgaACATacgaataatttaattatattttaattaaatatttatatttttttttaggattcaaGTAAtgaatttctttatttaagcAATGGATGATTATGATACAGCAAGTGCTGAAAGACAGTTTCGTAATTTTGTTCGTAAtgcattgaaaattttcgttcaacattatttaatcgaaaataaattaaaggaTGAATGGCAATGTCAAAAGTTAAgagtaataatagtaatacacAATTAgtacaacagcaacaacaacaacaacaataacaacaacaaccaattCAATCATCATGAAAAATACAAGAGACAACTCGTGTACTTGATAATGCATTATCAATGAAAATCCaagtcaattaaaatttgtaaaaaatatttaaaaaaaaaaccaagatgaCTTGATTTAGttttgaaattgataataaaattcgcatgataaataagttaattaaaaaaatgtacatcAGAAAGCGTGCAAGgataaatgatatattattatttaaaaagaaaaattgaaatatatgttCATTGACCCTTcgaatattgtaaattaaatatataatgaaattttttttaatgtaatgaatataatgatatgaagatttgttttatatgctataaaaatagaatgttTTTCATATGATATATAAAGATTTATATGTGTCTTTGATTAAACATATTGTCTCATTATTTAAAACCCATTTTAAAAGTTCATctaaaccttttttttctgGAGGATTATATTAAgatttttttcgttgaatttTCAACCCAGTTGATTTTGGATTtctatttctaatattttagatatttgctggaatattttattttatttttttttggtttatttaataattttaaaaatgaaattctcatgatattatttacatgatatttagtattatttatttatttttaaattagctGAAAGTAATCTTGgattatgaatttaaatgtctctttattttttataataaacaactgattgataaaaaaaaaaaaattttaaatttacctatTGTCTGAATGAAAATCATcagcatttttaatttaagataTATTGGTAAGTTTGAATTAGatttaacataattaaattaatgttttcaaTTCAAATGAACTTAGAATTcacttataatttttatccgACCGCATTGTTTTTGTTTCTTGCATTTGCTAACAcacttttatttgtttatttattttttaagaataaagtaataatagttaaaacctactaaactaaaataacgtgataatattaatattaattttatatttttattattatatacatttatatttttaattttctttttatgtatgtaaaaaatgattttcttatttttagacaatgaaagtttataaataaaaattagggttgatattataatatatttttatgaataataaaaattttgtaaataacttgagtattattttcttttcagaaattatctttttatatttttgttttcattcattaataaattgagaAAGTATATTATGAggaaaattttgttttcattgaGTATAGAATTATTAACGCATGAATTGACTTGTTTTACTAAacaaattttgtataatattaaataaaaagtgagACATTAGCCAAGTCATTAACGAACTTGACATGCATCTAGATAACATGTTTAATGAGCATGTCCAACTTGGTCAACATCACATCCCTTGGTAAAAGTACTTATAAAGAACTGTTGCTTCTTTTCCAAGATCACAAGACTTTGGTACATCTTGCTGATAAGAGATACTCATCTTGAAactttattaacaaatttaatcattataaaatattatcttttttgatttttttaattcttttttttttttttctatcattaaattatttaaaacatggtaagtaaaaaaagataaactattattattattattattaatgttgatgtatgataaaaatataaattaataaaataacaagttgAAAATGAAACCAATTTAAAaaggtaaaagaaaaaaaaataaaaattgatctaaaaataaattgacagaAGGGAATTAAAGTGCGTTAGCCCTCCATATAAGTAATGTCATTTCATCCTAGACACCTTGAATGCAATATTATACTGGCAATAAAACAGGAATAATAAACTTGGTAggagatgaaaaatattagatGCATCGTTATTCCCCACTGCAACAAGCTACTCACACTTTTAAACGCCACTTTATTCAGTTGAGTTTATTTTGCAATTGTGTTCGCATGTTAATATCTAGTTGACCCAGGCCAAATTATTACCGTCGAGGAggaataacaacaacaaatctgtgtctctgaaaaaaaaaacctcttcGACGGATCTTCGAGTTacatattatagaaaaaaacaaaacaaatttagaGTATAAATGCATTTAAATAAGTGGGAATTAGGTTTAATTGtgccaaataataaaatattaaaaattattaaattcatatatttactgaatattttataataattatattatcatttttatttggatacttttatttatatattttttttttttaaaaaaaaccagtgTCAGTGACCAACtgtgatatttttattgttaattattcttGTGATTGTGCTCTATCGTAAATTACTAagtaagctttttttttttgtttcttaattTTTCGTAATTAGTCATTactcattaaatattttattttcacaaatattCTCTACctacataattaattaatttatgactattaaaataacacctgttgaaaaaaaataattacaatttaaatcgaattcaatttaataaacaacaagtCGATCACCCCAGTTGCAGTCAGAAAACCCGATAATCAAGAAAATACATTCACACGTATATTATTTACTCTTTGGTATCACGTAACGTCGATTACAATTATTGCGCTGTCttaaaaacaaagaaataaaaagttataattaataaaaaaattaaccggAAAGTCACAACCGTAATTtcgaatcaacaaaaaaaaaaaaaaaatgaaaattgtacaaatttctcttgattatttttttagagccaattttaaaataaatctaaatttttttccttgacatttcaacaaatatcgcaattaattaaaaacttatgataatgaatattttaaatataaataaattatctaattaaaagGCTTTAATATCTAATATacgtattattgataaaataaaaaatatgacgtCATCAATATcagtaatataaatttttattttacatccgGAAaattacatggaaaaaaaagtagaaattatttgtaaattatttctttttttaaaacaatcattattcgaatatatatattttttaaaatttatttcatttaaatttatatatttattttaataaaaattgtcgtGACACGATTGTGTggcttattatttattcattttccaCTGACCGTGTGATGACACTTAAACTATTATcacgtgaaaaaaattttcatcctcATTATTTACGAGCTATTTTAAAACATATCCAAatcgatgaaaataaatatacatcatACAATGagattaatttgtaatttttataattattttttttcagatgtCAATAAATGGTAACATGATTGCATTGCTGCTTGTGATGTCATTCATCGCAGTTAATTTGACAAATTGTCAATCTGATTTGTATGATTATATACGAAAAAGACCCGAAAAACAAGCTGAGTATTATTGTGGtcaaaaattgtcaaatgCACTTGAATTAATATGTGGCGGAATTTACAATGGCAtgattaaaaagaataatcaaGGTAATgatttttgtagaaaaacaaaaatataaaaaaaaaagtttaatattaattaaaataaaaatttcatatcattacaactaattttgttattaaaaaatttaaactaaataatttcttttttttttataatagaacTGGATATGGATAACTTTGCttacttttataataattggcCTCTACGTTCAACAGCAAGTTTCGGAATTGGAAGGTTTCGTCGTCAATCACGTGGTATTCATGATGAGTGTTGTTTAAAACCTTGTTCGGCGAGTGAATTAAGAAGCTATTGTGCATCACCCAACTAAATaccaaatttttcataaataaataacgaagagaaaatgaaaaaacaaaaataatcaaaaaaactaagttgaaagaaaaaaaaaaaaaaaaaaaaaacaacaaataagaataattgaacgaaaaactaaataaaaattaataataattattattatcattggattatatttataagtaaatatattataaataaaagatattattttttctctaattattaataataatgaaggtattcaaattttttt includes:
- the LOC122859245 gene encoding LIRP-like isoform X2, coding for MSINGNMLALLLVMSFIAVNLTNCQSDLYDYIQKRHENPAESKSASMYYCGQKLSSALQLLCNGIYNVMLKKNNQELDMDNFAYFYNWPLSPRASANSMMGIGRFGGERFRRQSRGIHDECCLRSCSINELKSYCGEPSA
- the LOC122859241 gene encoding protein O-mannosyl-transferase Tmtc3 encodes the protein MGVPTRGVLSSFVAIAAFIVYANSLNCGFVFDDISAIKDNRDLRPHTPLKNVFLNDFWGTPMHKEQSHKSYRPFCVLTFRWNYMIHQLDPMGYHLLNVILHVGVCILYFRTCLMFLSDLASFVSALLFAVHPIHTEAVTGVVGRAESLSSLFYLGALIMYTKSCKTKRITSWRPMTISMICVFIAMLCKEQGITATAVCVLYEIFVVQKVKAMDILLAIKSAFGGNKVNPTWSSEGTKRLAALTIVTFSLLILRLHVMGSRLPVFTRFDNPASVSSTPTRQLTYNYLAMVNLRLLILPYDLCCDWTMGTIPLIESLFDIRNIGTIVAYGMILFLLTTAVITKNRQLSIIIIISLALLILPFLPASNLFFPVGFVIAERVLYAPSMGFCMLVGYGWSILAEKRYPKLSTILLAILLLSHSVKTYVRNYDWIDEYSIFMSGLKVNTNNAKLFNNVGHALEGQGRYIEALDYFNQAVSVQVDDIGAHINVGRTYNHLKMFKEAEDAYLRAKSLLPKAKPGESYQARIAPSHLNVFVNLANLIAKNSTRLEEADLLYRQAISMRADYTQAYINRGDVLIKMNRTKEAQEVYERALFYDSNNPDIYYNLGVVFLEQGKASQALAYLDKALEFDPEHEQALLNSAILLQELGREELRKVARERLLKLLRKDSSNERLHFNLGMLAMDDHDTASAERWFRNAVALKEDFRSALFNLALLLADEHRPLEAAPFLNQLVRFHPDHIKGLILLGDIYINNIRDFDAAENCYRRILQIDPTNIQGLHNLCVVMVERGQLYLASQCLEKASLLAPEQDYITKHLSIVNSRLDKIPPEQRDTGEIFDDSFLYTSNNDNLNNQDGQFIGKTDVTFLNNGVINNHNHNVANNINKDTIERNNFNGGQKSPRPLSKVSKNKNNNKQQQQQQQPIESLPKIQETARVLDNVINKNPSELEFVRNRGMKVVNPN
- the LOC122859246 gene encoding LIRP-like isoform X2, with product MSINGNMIALLLVMSFIAVNLTNCQSDLYDYIRKRPEKQAEYYCGQKLSNALELICGGIYNGMIKKNNQELDMDNFAYFYNNWPLRSTASFGIGRFRRQSRGIHDECCLKPCSASELRSYCASPN
- the LOC122859245 gene encoding LIRP-like isoform X1, whose product is MMSINGNMLALLLVMSFIAVNLTNCQSDLYDYIQKRHENPAESKSASMYYCGQKLSSALQLLCNGIYNVMLKKNNQELDMDNFAYFYNWPLSPRASANSMMGIGRFGGERFRRQSRGIHDECCLRSCSINELKSYCGEPSA
- the LOC122859246 gene encoding LIRP-like isoform X1 → MMSINGNMIALLLVMSFIAVNLTNCQSDLYDYIRKRPEKQAEYYCGQKLSNALELICGGIYNGMIKKNNQELDMDNFAYFYNNWPLRSTASFGIGRFRRQSRGIHDECCLKPCSASELRSYCASPN